The Trichoderma atroviride chromosome 5, complete sequence genome contains a region encoding:
- a CDS encoding uncharacterized protein (EggNog:ENOG41) — protein sequence MMPLHIAQGLNFCHRTNALWKHPEFLTDKSALKKLLGVIQLQEHQTLEQLYSTRFSAPQTDKTNFDFTQLQRFSSVLDNKRHTASSEALTPAAAFMEVEQEREVEFEVEQVREKQSDMQYTPRKFPGLAGFIKSFVVTGRLEAGGPYLQAFEFIGMTKIGRKFKVKKTASRLFVSREFANTTVNSKLQTEPDILVRNALFIAVLDVPDLVCSALWNGSFGVLQLRLLLSSYPKNLNPSCRC from the coding sequence ATGATGCCGCTCCATATTGCACAGGGTCTCAACTTTTGCCATCGCACCAACGCGTTATGGAAGCACCCCGAGTTCCTCACCGACAAAAGTGCCTTGAAGAAACTGCTCGGCGTCATACAACTCCAGGAGCATCAAACACTCGAACAGCTTTACAGCACGAGATTTTCAGCTCCACAAACGGACAAGACCAACTTTGACTTTACACAGCTACAGAGGTTCTCTTCTGTGCTTGATAACAAGAGACATACCGCATCAAGCGAGGCGTTAActcctgctgcagcctttATGGAAGTTGAACAAGAACGAGAAGTTGAGTTTGAGGTCGAGCAGGTCagagaaaagcaaagtgATATGCAGTACACGCCACGCAAATTTCCTGGCCTTGCTGGTTTCATCAAGTCTTTCGTCGTTACTGGAAGATTGGAAGCTGGAGGCCCATACTTGCAAGCTTTTGAGTTTATTGGTATGACAAAAATTGGGCGCAAGTTTAAAGTCAAGAAGACGGCCTCAAGGCTTTTTGTTTCGCGGGAGTTTGCCAACACGACTGTTAACAGTAAACTTCAAACGGAACCTGATATACTTGTAAGAAACGCTCTATTTATTGCTGTTTTAGATGTACCTGACCTTGTGTGCAGCGCCCTGTGGAATGGGTCCTTTGGAGTCCTTCAACTGAGACTGCTCTTGTCATCATATCCGAAGAACTTGAATCCATCATGCCGATGCTAA